GTGACCACCGCCCGGTCGTCGCGGAGCAGCTCTTTTAAGTCAGGATCGAGGTCGGCGGCACCCTTGTCGGCGGCGACGGCGATGATGCAGTCGCCGGTCTCGGTCAGCGTCTCGTCCCTCGTCACCTCAAACGTCGTCGGGTGGGTTCCCCGGACCAGCGGGTGCCCCCGTGCCCGCACGATATCCCTCGCCTTCATGCTTATTAGGAGAGGGATTCTATTGCTAATGAATGATTAGCATCGTTTGCCCCGTCTGTAAAGAGGAGTGCGAACACCAGGTTCTCCGGGAAGCCGCCGAACTGGTGGTGCAGTGCAGTGAGTGCGGCCAGGTCCACCGGATACCAAAGCCCCCCGAATCCGAGATTCTCACCATCAAGGCTATCGTAAGCCTTGAAACGGAGTCGCAGGTCTGCAGCGTCGAGATGCTCGCCGACGAGGCCGTGAGTCTCGGGGACCACATCGCCGCGGAGTGCGAAGACGAGGTCTTCGGGGTCGAGGTCACCGGGATCGAGGTCGGAGCAAAGCGGGTCCGCCGGGCGAAGGCCGCGGAGGTGACGACCCTCTGGACCCGGGGGATCGAGCAGGTCGTGGTGAAAGCGTCCATCCACACCGGGCGCACGACCCTCCCGCTCTACCAGACCGCCGAAGGCGAGGACGAGTTCGTCGTCGGGGAGACCTACACCTTCGGCGGGCGGCGGATCAGGATATCGCACATCAAACTCCGCGACGGTCCGGTCATCCGGAAGGAAGGCTGGAAGACGGTGGCCCGCAGGGTGAAGCGGATCTACGGGTATCTCGAGGGACGCTACCAGAGAGGATGATCACCCGCCGGCCGGAGGAGAGGCGACCGTAAAAAAGAACCGCAGCACCCGCCCGGACCCTCACCGGGGCAGGGGCTGTGACAGGTGCCGCCGGATCGCAGCCTCGAGGTCTTCACGGTGGACGAGCCCTTCCATCCGCTCCCGGACCTCATCGCCCTCGAGGACGAGGGTTGTCGGGGTCACCCGGAGGTTATACGTTTTGATATGCTGGGGATTCTTCACGGCATCGATCTCCTCGATTACGATCCCGAGATCCTTCTCCACCTGGCGAAGGATCGGGGTCTGCTCCTCACACCCCATGCACCCTTCCTGGTAGAAACTTATCACTTTTACCGCCATATACGGCAGAAAGCGGGGAGACTATAAAAAACTGTGGGGGTGCCGTCACCCTGTTATACCGTTGAGCGTGACCCGGGCGCTGCCGTAGCGGTACTTGACGACCAGTGAGTCGTCGGTCTTGTCGATGACCTCTCCGAAGCGTAGCGGTGAGGTTTCATTGGTCTCATTATCCGGAGAGATATCCGGTGATGTTGTCAATCCTAGCGCGATCAAGTCGCCTTCCGCTATCTCCGTAGAGTTCAGGTCGAGTCCATCTACATACTCTTCGCTCATATTAATCTCGAGGTCGTTTGCCCCGTAAGAGAAACTGATGGTTCTCGTCTCGCCGGCCTGCATCCCGACGAGCCCCACGGAGATGGCGTTGGTCTCGAAGCCCAGCAGGCCGAATTCCGAGAAGCCGGTGATCGCGGAATATACAATGGGTATTTGGGCAATGTTCTCCCCCGAGACCTGTCCGCCGACGGGCATCTCCAGGCCTTGGGTCAGGATGATGTAATTGTTCCCCTTCTCGTACTCGCTTGCGGCGAGGTTCTGGTCGGTCGTGATGAGAGGACGCCCGTCCTCGCTGAGAATGGTGTAGTCGATCACTGCCGTATTTCCTATCTGGGCGGTCTGCTTCTTCTCGAACATCGGGGCCAGGTAGGTTCCCACCATGGCAACCGCAACCAGCAGGGCGACACCCACGTAGGCCCATTTCATCCATGGCGCGGTGTCGTTCTTCGAGGTTTTCTGCTGCGTCTGTTTCATCACGAGTACAATCGCCGTTTGGTGAAATAAATTAGTATTGTTATGGAGAGCGGTAGGGGTCCGAGAGGGTTCTGTTGCATTTGCGGGGGATGAGGGGTATTCAAACGGCGTGTTGCACGCGGGTGATGAGCGACTATCGCCAACCCTCGTGGATCACTTCGTCCAACCTGAGATCAAAGGCGTCATCCTCGACGTGGAACATATCGATCCCGGTCATCCCCATCTTGCGCGTCTCCGGCATCTGCCAGTACAGGTTGTAGACGAGCTGCCCGAATCGCATGTCAGGGTCCAGCATCCAGATCTCCAGGAGTTTGCTCAAAATAGCATCAATCCTCGCGGGGTCTCTCTCCGGCCCATCCCAGTCCCCCTCCACCCCACGCACGACCTCTTTCATCACCCGGCGCACCCGTTCATCCATTAGCTGTGATGTAAAGTGACATCGTGACCCTTGTAGATCACATTACCAGGTCCGAATAAGTGTAGCACAACGAGAGCTAAAAATTAAATTGTAATAAATGATTGTAAGGTAAGTTGCCCTGTTTTTTCTGGCTCATCAATGTAAGCTTTCATGCGGGATCTTAAGATATCCAATCTTTGAATAACAATAATTTCGGCAAAATATTCATTCATTTCAACATATTTTTCATTATTTCCGAGTTTTAACGCGCGTATGAACTTTTCTTTTACCTCCCCAAGGAACAATAACTTTGGATAGTTGTTTTTTGACAGCATATAATTGAAAATTTCTCTTCCAACCCGACCGTTGCCATCAGAAAATGGGTGAATCATCTCAAAAAAATAGTGAAACATTACAGCCTCCTCAAATGGATGATATCCCTCTCCAATTTGCTTATAGTAGTAACTGATGATTTTACTCAATTCTTTTTTAATTTCTACAGATGGGCACAATAATTGATTACATCCATCGATCCCAATATCATCAGCCCTTCTGAATGTACCAGCAGATTGCTCGTCGATATTATGCATTACCAACGCATGAAGTTGTTTAATAAAATCCACAGTGACCTTGCCCTTATATTCGTCCCGGTATTTTTTAACGTTCTTGAAGTTTTGAACTTCGTTTATTTCCCTTAATTTTTTTGATGTTGGGTTTATACCATATAGCAGCAGGTCTTCAGTCTCTCCAAGCGAAAGTGTATTTCCCTCGATTGCTGTTGTACCATGGATATACTGGATCTCAAAATATTTTTCATATTGCTCAAGCTCATTGACAGTTAAAGATTCGGTAAAGCGCTTGTATAAATATCGGATCTCTTCAATCGCATCAACATAATCTTTTGATAAATATTTCGTTTTATATGCGCCGACTCCCAATTTTCCTGCGGATTTAGCTGCCTTGATCTCAAGATCGTAAGAGTAGATTTTTCTATAATACTCAATATCATCAAGGCTTGGCGGGGTACTCCCACTGCATAAATACCGTTTGACTTTTGTTTTTCGATTCCCAACTCTAACATCTCTAACAAGGAAATACCTTGGAGATTTGTTTTTGGGATAATCCACTTCGACACGGTAAGGACGGCGGGCCATGGTTATGATGTCATTAGGGGTATGGCAAAAAAAGGTTTCTGTTTATTTTTGCCTCCCCCCTCGACAAAAAATACTGTTGGTTCGAGGGTAATTTTTGCTAATATCAACAAGTGTTTGGATTGTTGTCAAATATATCCACGACAATTTTGACTGTCAGGAGTATCGCAAAGAGTGCCATAATCAGTCCAAACCACCACAATTCGCCTATGTAGGTGAGAACTGCATATGCTCCCAAGTAAAGGAACAATGCAAGGACTATCTTCTCTCCAAGATTCATGTAAATCATCTCCTTTAGCGGACCTTGATTTGTTCAATTCCGCAAGTGTGATCAACACCGATAGCAATGGCTAAATAGAAAGAGCGACAAGGACTGTTTGCAAACCAGTTCAAATCGTCTTTCTTTATTTAGTTGGGGTGTTCACTTACACCCATTCGCTAAACTCTATGATGTCGTTCTTTTACGCAACACCTCAATGCGTATAACTGGGTACTTCGCCTATATATAGTACCTCCCAGAAAAGCGTAAATCAGACCGATTATAAACGATCGATCGTTAAAAAAGCTTATTTCCTGCGCTCACTTCAGCAAATATTTGGGCAGGAGTCTTATACCCCAATTTTTGGATCTCCCTCTCATCGTTGAACCAGTACCTGAACTCCGCAAGGCTCGCTCTCAGAGATTCGGGCTTCATGTATCTCCTGTATGCGATCCACTCCCTGCGAAGGGTTCCGAACAACCGCTCGATCTTCCCATTCTCCCAAGGGCTGTGCGGCTTGGTTCTGTGGTGATAAACTCCCATATCCTTACAGAACGCTTCAAACACTGCAGAGGTGAACATTCTCCCATTGTCGGTATAGAGTTGCTTCGGAACTTTCCCGCCATTGTTCTCGACTGCCAGCCGCAGACAGTCAACCGCACATGCAGAGGTCGCATTATCGTAGTTCATCACGGCCATTACTCTGCGAGTGCAAGCATCGACAATCCCGAAAATATACTGCTTGTAACCCTTGGCGATTCTCATCTGCATCATATCGAGGTGCCAGATTTGATCCGGGGTATCAATCTCGATCCGCTGCGCTTCAACCTTGGGCTTCTCGGGCTGGATCTCCTTCATCATCTGCGAGACGGTCACATGAGAAACCGTGATCCCATACTCCTTCTCGATCTCATGTGCAATCCTTCGGGAACCGTAGAAGGGATATTTCTCAAGAGTTTCAGCAACAAGGTACTGATTGAATTGGGTGTCCTTCACTTCGCGGTGAAGGGGCGCGCGGGACTGGTCCTTGAGGGAATCGCCCTCTCTCCACCTGCGCAGCCACTTCTTAACAACCGATACTGAGCAATTGAGCGCATCCGCTATCTCTTTCTGAGTGTGGCCCGCACTGTGGAGTTCTACCATTTTCTTGCGGAACTCGACTGCAAAAGCGTTATCGGTGTTCTTGTAGATGGTATTATAACTGAATAACTCAGGAATGGTGTGCTGGACTGTATTAAAACCAACTACACCGTATGAGGTTGAGGGGAAAGAGGTTGTTTTAACCATGTATAAACATTGTATTAACATATATTTATTACTTCCGCCAAAGTTCTAACATTGAGGTAACTTTTCAACAACTTAGTTAGTAATTATTATATACAATGTATGTGCAATGTTATACCATGGTTGGACAGATGGAGGTGCATACCGAAGCCTACCAGGTGATTGATAAAACAGTCAAACCGATGGGCAACTCTGGTGGTGTACTGGTCCCGAAAAAGTGGATAGGTAAGAAGGTGAAGATCCTCCTCCTTGAAGAAGCCGAGGAAGAGTGATCGGAAAGATAGGGTGCGAGAGAGTGGTAATTTTTTGTTTGGTGTAGGGTCACGATGTCACTTTACAGGACAATTAGCCATACCCCTTTGCAATACACTGTAAGTAACGCATGATGCCTACATCAAGGGTATGCAGAACATAAAAGTGCCTGTGCATGGGGGAGAAGAATGTACTAGGGTACAAGGAGAAGAGGGGGCCGATTGTTTGCTTCAAAAGTTATATTGCGGGGAAAGAACTCGCCCATAAGTATGACAATCCATGGTGATGTCTTTGAAGCAGCAAAATATCTTGCTGCGCGGAGTGTAGACGGAAGCTTCCGGCCGAAAGAGGTAAAATCTCTCCTAGTTGCAACAGGAAAAGAGCATAATCGGAGATCGGTTCAAGGAGAGATCCAACGGGGCTGTACAAATGGTTCAAAGTGTTGGGGTACGGTGTATGCCCGCTATGAACGCATCAAGCGGGGGGTCTACAAACTGTTTGAACCTGGAAAGAAGAATTAGTTTTTCACCGCCAGCTCGATCATCGTCATCCAGCGGTTGCCGGAGAGGTTGATCGGGATCCGGGCCATTTGTGCCGGGGTTAACCCCTCGATCCCCTGATGGGGCCGGATGTAATTGTAGTAGACCTGCATCCCGGCGCAGAACTGGTTTGCCCCGATCTGGTCCGGCAGGCTCCGCATCACCTTCGTCCGCTCCCGGAAGGTGCCGTTCAGCCGCTCCACGATGTTGTTGTTCGGCTTAGTCTCGAAGTCCTTCAGCCGGAAGTGGGGGTTCTGGATGAATGCGGACTTATCGAAGAACACGTCCTTCACCGCGTACTGGTACGCCTGAAGGCCGTCCGTCACCACAAGGTCGGGCCGCCGTGCCGCCGCAGCCTTCGCCTGCTGTAAGGGCTTCTTGGCGTCGGCAACGTAGCGGTCCTTCGTCACCTGACAGGCGAGGAGGTAGCGGGTCTTGGCGTCCATGACGTTCCAGATCCACTCGTAGTACCGCTTCTCCCCCTCTTTCTTGATGAAGACCGTCATCTCGTCCGAGTGCCAGATCTTGCCGACATCGGCCTTGTGCTTCTCCACGTACTTCCCGAGAAGGTTCAGGTACTTCTTGATCCAGCGCATCGGGGTTGTCTGCGCGACCTCGATATTGTGGAACTGCTTCAGGTGGTCGGCAATCTTCCGCAGGGACACCCCCTTGAAGTAGAGATCGAGGGCGAGGGTGATGGTCTTCGGGTCGTGCTTCATGCTCTTGAACCCCCGGTCAGGGGTAAACCGGTGGCCGCAGTCCTTACAGGTGTATCGCTGGATCTTGCCGAACCGGGTTGTGCGGGAGCCGTCCCGGACCACGTTGAGGCTCTGACATGCGGGGCAGAGCACTTCGGGGCGGGGGGATTCGATCTCCCGGTGCGCGGTCTCCTGCTCGATGTCGGCCTTCAGCTTCAGGGAGAACTCGACCGCGTAGATGTGTTTGCAGATCTGCTTCCGGTAGACATGATCCGGGCAGGTGCAGGACCACACGAACTGCTTGGTGCCGTAGCCCTTCGGCCACCGGCGCTCAACCCGGTAGTAGCCGTCAGGCTTCGCCTGCGACCGGACGTACCAAACGTTCTTCTTGATCGCTTTGATGTTTTCCGGTTCGGAGAGTATCGCAAACCCCTTGAGTTCCCGCACGTTGGTTAACTGCTGCATCTCGATCACCTGCAAGGTTTTCTTAAGATTACCTTGTAACTGATCCTTTAAATAACTTACTACATTTTCTTAAGAATATCTATCACATGCGAAACCCTATATAGTATAATCGTTAGAATATCTAGTACGGAATGAAGAAAGATTCTGACGATGAGATCGAGGAACTGCAAGAACTCCCGGAAGTGGACTATTCCACGATCCCCCCTGAGATCGAGGGCGTTGTCGGCAAGCAACCCCATATCATCGAGAAGAAGGTAAAACTCACCTGGGACGGCAAGCAGTTCTCATTCCGCATCCCGACCGAGATCGCGGAAGAGATGAAGATCACAAAGGAACATCAAGTGCTGTTCCGGCTGAAGAAGCCGGTTCCGGGCTCGAATGATGAGCCTGAACTGTCGATCACACTGCTATGACCCAACTGAGCCCCGAGGAGAAACGGATCGTCACTGTGCTATACTATGCCCACAAACCTCTCTCAACAAAGGCCATAGCCGAACGCTCAGAGATGGCGTGGCAGACCGCGAAGAAGTACCTCGAACGGTTGTACGGGAAGAAACTGCTTCGCAGGGGGAAGTACGGGAAGTCGATCTACTGGTGGCTGAGGGTATGAAGATGGATCCGACTGAAAGAGGATCTGTGAACCAGATATGAGAAATCCCGGCAGCCATTGAAATCTAAATCAGAAAAAACGTCAAATTATGGGAGTATTGGGCAATTAGGGGCCACGGAGACATCAACATGGTTAGGAAAGATAAGACTGATCGGGCTATATTCAGACGTTTGGAGAGTCTAAACTATTCTGGGCATTGGGAGGATTACACCAATAATAACTATGTAACTGAGATATTATCACATGCATCAAAAAGCAAAACGGGTAAAGATGGATATCCCGATGGTATTTACGTTAATGAGATAAAACAACTCTTAATCCTTCTTGAGATTAAGCAAGATACATCAAAGCATATTTCTGAAGATGGGGAATCGGAACCCGAAAAATACGCAGTTGATGGCATAAAACACTATCTCAGTTTCTTCTTAAAAGAAAACCTAGAGAACAGCATAGTCCAAGACTACTTTAGGGTGTGGAAAATCGTCGGTATTGCGGTCTCCGGGAATATTGATGATGAGTATAACCATAGGATTAGTACGTTTGCCATAATTGATCAGAAGATTGTCGATAAAAATATCCTAGAACTTTTAGATGAAGAAGATTATCTCAACCTGTTTGAAACAATTAATGAAGAGGAAATTATCAGTAAAATTTCGACTTCATCAAAGAAAATTAATAACCTACTCCGGAACGTTGACTCCCAAAAAAGACCGGTGTTATTATCTGCCTTGATGATATGTCTATTCGAGAAAAAAGGAATTACAAACGATTTCCGAAATAACTACGTTAACTTTAACCCCAAAACAATAGCTATCAACGTTCCATCGACAGTAGAGCTCGTTTTATCCAAGGAGGGGGTTCCTGATGATAAGATTAAACTTCTGGTGAATGAATTATCTCCTCTTTGGGGGGATATTGACTTGTCTCAAACAGACATCTTGAAGGATATCTTAAATGAACTCCGTGATCAGGTTATCCCTCTATTTGATAACAAGAGTAATTACGACATTATTGGAAAATTCTACGAGGAATTTTTAAGGTATGCGGGCGTTGCCAATGTCAAAAGAGGTATTGTACTAACTCCAAAACATATCACAAGCCTGTTTACTGAACTAGTTCCTATCAAGACAAACGATGTATTCTTAGATCCAGCCTGTGGAACCGGTGCATTCCTAATTGCGGGAATGAATAAACTTGTTGAGACCATCAGCTCATCCTCGCTGCCAAATAAAGAAAGAAGGATACAAGACATAAAATCAACAAAACTTATCGGGTTTGAGAAGAATCCAACCATGTATTCTCTTGCAATCTCAAATATGCTGTTTAGAGGCGATGGGAAATCTCAAATTTTTTATTGCGATTACTTTAACAAGGAAGCCGAAACAGAATTGAAATCCCTTGCTGAAAAAGGGATCAGGCCAACAATTGGATTCATCAACCCCCCTTATGGGGGCAAAGATAACGAAACCAATCCAACAAAAAAAGAGATACAATTCTTGGCCCGAATGTTAGATCATGTTTCCAGATATGGGATTATAATCGCTCCATTATCAACGTATTTTAAAGAGAATGCCACTAGAAATGCCATTTTAAAGAAGCATACATTGAAATATGTCATAAACATGCCCCGTGATTTATTCCTACCGAACGCCGCATCGAATACCGCAATTGCAGTATTTGAAACCAATACCCCCCAAGGAGATAAAGATGTTGTATTTTATGATTTAAAGGACGATGGGTTGGTTCTCTCCAAATCTAAGGGAAGAACAGATGTTTACAATAAGTGGCATAGAATCAAAGACGATATGCTTGAAAGAATCAACAATCCAGATAAGTACCAAGATGGACTTGTACTGGTAAAAACAAAGATTACGGATAATGATGAATGGCTAATTCAGGCTCATGCAAAAACAGACTATTCGCATTTATCTGAGAATAGTTTCGTCCAAGCCATCAAAAGTTACATGGTATTCAATGCGAAACGAGAGATGAATCTCTTGGAGAAGGATATTGACGAAATAACGCTGTTAGAAATCGTTGCAGAGTTTTACTCGAACTCTTCGGATCCGACCCAAAATGAGGGAGCGGGATAAATGTCCTCCTCAGAAATGGAACAGTTCCTCTTTAGTGACATCTTTACCTGTAGTAGAGGGAAACGGCTAATTGAAGAAGACCAAATCGCAGGTGACATTGCTTACATATCATCTACAAAATACAACAACGGCATTAGTGGTTACATCACCCCGCCGGACGTCATGACACACTACGAGAATAAAATAACGCTATCAAATAGTGGCAGTGTTGGTTATGCTTTTTATCACGATTACGAATTTGTTGCTTCAGACCATGTGACAGTCATTGGAATTAAAGAACCCTCTGTTTTTCTGACACGGGAAATTGCCCTATACCTCAAACCCGTCTTTGAATTCATGCGGTACAAGTATAATTTTGGAAGGGAGATAAGTGATGAACGACTTAAAAAAGAGAGGGTTCTCCTCCCTATTGATGCACAGGGTAACCCCGATTGGACATTGATGCAGACGTACATTGGGTCTCTCAGCAGATCCATCAAATGGGATAGCATTCAATGTGTAAGAAAAGAACCCAAGTTGTACGTTTCAGATTGGCATCTGTTCCGTATGGATGAGATCTTTGATTTTTACAAAGGAAAGAGACTGACCAAAGAAAATATGACTCCAGGAGATACAAATTTTATCGGAGCAATCTCAACAGATAACGGTATCCGCCAACGTATAGATGAAGATCCTCTCTATTTAGGGAATTGTATTACTGTTAATTATAATGGGAGCGTTGGGGAAGCATTTTACCAAAAGGATCCTTTTTGGGCCTCAGATGACGTTAATGTACTTTGTTTAAAAAGAGATCTGGCAGAACTTAATGTTTATTTAGCCATGTTCTTGATCACCATCATCAAACAAAATAAACATGCGTTTGATTTTGGGCGAAAATGGAATCTGCCAAAGATGAAATCAACATTAATTGGCCTTCCAGTGGCACCAGACGGAACTCCGGACTGGGCATTTATGGAAGAGTACATTAAGTCACTCGCTTACAGTGATAAATTGTAATTCTTTTTTCGCAGAAACATTTCCTGTCACCCGCGCGCAACACCTCACCCCAGATGAGGTGATCACCCGTCAACGCAACAGAACCTCCGAGAGATAAATTTATATCGCGATAACACTACCTTAAGGTTAGCCCAGGGCGACCTGCTCGCCTCGGGGCAATTCCAGTAGATAGGAGCGATTACAATGGCAAGAACTGAACGAGGGCCGTATCGCACGATATGGCAGGACTTTGACGACCTCATGGCCGAGATGGAGAGCAGGTTCCAGTCCATGCTCGGGGGAATCGGCGCACGGGGAGAAGAGGTCAGGGGCCGGGTCGTCCCGGCGGTTCGTGATTTCCGCGTGGATGTCCGGGACCACGAGGACGAGGTGATCGTCGTTGCCGACCTCCCCGGCGTCGAGAAAGAGAACGTCGCCGTCCGGCTCGTCGATCCCCAGCACCTGGAGATCACGAGCAGGCGGGCGGGCGAGACCGGGGAGGAGACCAGGGATTTCTTCATGCAGGAGCGTATCTACGGCCAGATGAGCCGCACGGTGCTGCTTCCTGCCGAGGTGACCGAGGAGAATTCCGCCGCTTCGTTTAAGAACGGTGTTCTCGAGGTCCGGCTGAAGAAAGCGCCGACCGAGACCGGGACCACAATCCCCATCGAATAACCCTATTTTTCATGCCGATAGCTATTTCAACCGAATAATTCATGTCGAGCCAGCGTGACACTATCATGATGGATAAAAAGAAGGTCAAGGATTACATGACCTACGACGTCGTCACCGTCGACGCAAACGGAACGGTCCGGGACGTCATCGAAGCAATAAAAAATACGCACCACGACGGCTTCCCGGTCGTGGAGAACTCAAAGGAGGTGGTGGGCTACATCTCGGCGCGGGACCTCCTCTTCGCCCATCCGTCGACACCGATAGAGCAGGTGATGTCCCGCCACCTCATCGTTGCCGACCCCGACATGAGCGTGAACGATGCGGCCCGCGTCATCTTCCGCTCCGGCATTCAGAAACTCCCGGTCGTCAACGATAAAAACGAACTCATCGGGATCATGTCGAACGCCGACGTCATCCGGTCCCAGATCGAGCACGTCTCGCCGGAGAAGGTCTTCAAGTTTATCGAGACCCTGAAAAAACTCTACGGTGTAGAACCGACCCTCCGACGGGGCTCGGTGCCGATCAACGACCTCCTGCCCACCCAGTCGAAGATCTACGAGGACGAGCTGGAGGGGAGGATGTACGAGATCAAGAAGGGGCTCGCCGAACCCCTGATCGTGGTCCGGCGGCCCGGCCGCTGGATCCTGGTGGACGGGCACCACCGGGCGATCGCGGCAAAACGGCTCGGTATCACGAACCTCGACGCCTACATCATCGAGGTCCGGGAGAATATAGAGTTAGGGATGGAGCGGACGGCCCGGACGCTGAATCTCAGCACGCTCGACGACATCAAGGTGCTCGATTACGCCCGCCACCCCCTCGTCGCGCTGACGCACCGGCTCGTGCGGCACGGGTGAAACGACATCATTTTTATTTCATCGGGGATGCCGTCGGTGTCGATTTCCCGGTAGAACCGCAGGGTGCAGGTCACGTCGCCGTCGTTGTCACTCAGTATGCCCGAATCATGGTCCACATCCGATTCGGCCGCTCGGCCGGTAGTAGCGGACCGTCATCCCGAGGTTGCCGTAGTCGTCCCAGGCAGATTTCGCCCCGATGCGCCGGTTACACCCGTCAAATCAGCATAGGATCTACTTAACCTGCTTGAATATATCAGAAAATATATCTAACATTAAACAGCATCTCGAATCATCCGAAACGGTCACTCTTGATTCAGGGGAACGGTGGACGTCAACTGCCCTGAAGGCATCTTGAGAGGGTCGTTTTCATCGCAGCCGACATGACTGCGAAAGAGAATGGGCATGAAGGCCCAATCGGGGCGTCAAGATGAGAGGAATACGAGAAACCATCACCCGCTGGATGGAATACCGGTTCCGGGAACAGCCGCCGCACCCGGCGACGATCGCCGGACTCTACCTGCTCTGCATATCGCTCATCTGGCTCCTTCCGGGTTCCCTCGCGCCGGAACTCTTCGGCGGGGGCAACACCTATCCGTTCATCATCTTCGAATACGGCGGCGTATACCTGCTCGCAGCCATCCTCTTCGGGTGCTCCACGGCACTTCTCTTCGCACTGGTGAGGGGGATGGGCAGGAAGAGCGTGCGGGCATTCGCCCCGGTCGTCGCGCTCTTCCTGCTGTACCTGGTTCCCGCCTATCTCGGGGGCTCAA
This portion of the Methanoculleus oceani genome encodes:
- a CDS encoding Hsp20/alpha crystallin family protein — encoded protein: MARTERGPYRTIWQDFDDLMAEMESRFQSMLGGIGARGEEVRGRVVPAVRDFRVDVRDHEDEVIVVADLPGVEKENVAVRLVDPQHLEITSRRAGETGEETRDFFMQERIYGQMSRTVLLPAEVTEENSAASFKNGVLEVRLKKAPTETGTTIPIE
- a CDS encoding CBS domain-containing ParB/RepB/Spo0J family partition protein, with translation MDKKKVKDYMTYDVVTVDANGTVRDVIEAIKNTHHDGFPVVENSKEVVGYISARDLLFAHPSTPIEQVMSRHLIVADPDMSVNDAARVIFRSGIQKLPVVNDKNELIGIMSNADVIRSQIEHVSPEKVFKFIETLKKLYGVEPTLRRGSVPINDLLPTQSKIYEDELEGRMYEIKKGLAEPLIVVRRPGRWILVDGHHRAIAAKRLGITNLDAYIIEVRENIELGMERTARTLNLSTLDDIKVLDYARHPLVALTHRLVRHG